The Opisthocomus hoazin isolate bOpiHoa1 chromosome 25, bOpiHoa1.hap1, whole genome shotgun sequence genome contains the following window.
GATTCATGATTACAGTAACACATTTCAACTACAAAATGCGCTTCTTTCAAGAGAAACATGCCGGTTCTAGTGAGCGCGACGTACCCTGTCCAACCGTAAGTGAAGCTACGATCAAAATCTGTCTATGGGACAGAAAACTGAGTCACGTGTAAAGGAAgccaaaaaccaaacacttctCTCTTCGCTGCACTGCTCCTCTTAATGTGAGATAACCAGCAGTCCTGGAGTCTCTGAACTGTTTTTTTGAATTATCTACAGTTCTCATGAAAAAACCTCTCCAAGACACATCCCTGAATTTTCCTCGTTCCTGGTTCCATCAGTCACATTGGTGTCTTGTGACAATCACCACAGATGCCACCACTTCTGTGACTCGCGCCCGAAGCAGCCAGCTCACGAATGCGTCACCGCGCCCTGTCGCCAGCCCAGAGGGAGgacagacccttcaccagctgcaGCTGCCCCCACCCCATGTGTGCTTACTAGGCCCAGGAAAGGGCTGCTAACACTCCTGCAGtttaaaagcacaaaaccagCATCAGGTATGGCAAATTAAGCCAGAGCAATAAACTTTTTCTGCACTGTGAGCAAGCATTCTACTGGGACCCCAGTCCGGCAACGGCCCCCACGACTGTCCTCAACACTGAAAGAAAGGTTCGCAGTGCCTCCGGCTTCGCCTCACTCTGCTTCACCAACACCTGCATCTCCGAGTCGGCCGCCTCAAGCAAGAGCTCTGCGAGGAAGAGGCAACCTGTGTCGTCCTGAGCACTGAGATAAGCTTTCCACGGCTGGACGCCAGCTTTGCTCATAGCAATAGTCTGGATGTGGACAACGTGCAGAGCTGTCTGTATGGTATCCGGATGAGCAGTCCCACACCAGGGCAGAGAGAGGTGGCAGCTCATCTCCAGGCTCAGCCAGGTCTTCTCAAACTGTTCTGCAGTCAGGTGAACATCAGGAATTAAGGTCAGGCTGCCTGTATCAGGATGAACCTTGAGGACTTCTTTATTCCCTTCAGAAACCAGTGCCTCTGAAATGAAACCACAAACATGTGAGATGCAGCACGTAAGGTGCAGCTCCCGATTTCACAGAGAACATCTCGTAGAGCCATCAGATGAAGCAGGCTGGAATCACAGGGCCTTCAGCAGCATCCCCTGGGCTAGTGAGGTGGTGATCAGCCGTGCACTGCACAAGACAGTTGGAACACTAAGACGGCATTCTGAAAGCACTGTGATCACCTAAGTGAGAACATCTACTGACAAGGGGAAAACGGATTGCAGATGAAGGTGAGGCAGGTTACCTGTGTCTCTGTTCCTGGAGTCAGCACAAGGAGAACAAGTGTAAGAGGGTTCTGCTGGCTGGTGAGCGGTGATGAGTGCCCAGCATTCTCTGCCATAAACTGGTGCAAGAGTATTAAACTCTGATGCCCATGTATTCACAGGTCGCTCAGTTCGGTCTTCCAGGAGCCCCAGAGAGGGGTCAGACTTGGGGCTACACAGGACCCTTTTCACTTCTTCCACACCAGACTGCAACAGGCGATAGTAGAACAATCCACGGTCTCGTACTGCCATATCCATCTCCTCCTCTGGGAATTACAGGGGACATAATTTATGGAGAATTCTATCATCCAAATTTCCCCAAAGTACTAAAACTTAATTACTAAAAACAGATTCCCAGGGGTACAGTGTAAGCTTGTTACACTCACCACCAAACAGCCATGGGCCAAGGAGCAGCCTGAGGCACAAAGCCATGCTACTTTGCCATCCTGGACGGTCTCCTCACAGCTCGGATGCTGACACACAGCATCCGTGCACTGGGGACACAGCCAAACCAGGTCCCAAAATGCCTGTACTACATCTTCTGtgaaacagaatgaagagaacCCACCTATGCAGTAATAGAGCAGTCTCCCTAGCATGTCCTGACACTCAGCAGGACGAGACAGGAAGAGTCGCACCAACGCTGTCAGAAGCTCCATCTTCACTGCTGGGAACATCTCCGATTTCACGTTCTCCACAAAGTCCTCTAACACATAGGGGGCATTCGGTACTTTCTCACCATGCGCGCCCAGGAGCCAGATCAGCGCTTGCTTGCCCTGAAGGAACCACAGAAAAAATAGCAAATAGACACTGTCTACCAGAAAGACAGTGCTGACACAAAATAAACAGATACAAGTGAACACATCTTCCAAGATTTCTGATCTTTGCCCTGCCAATCGCGACCTAAAGGAGTGCCAAACAGTCACTGTCCACCCACCCTCAGCTGCCAGCCCATGGCACAAAGCCACCTTACCTCACTGTCCTGGATGGCGTCCTCACAGCTGGGCAGTGCCCGACACACAGCATCCGTGCACTGCGGACACAGCCAAACCAGGTCCCGAAAAGCCTGTACTACCGCTGCAAGGAGACAAAATGCTCAGCATTCCCCGAGAGTTGTAAAACCtctggggcggggtggggggaatcCAGAAAACTCCACTCCAGACTTCACAAATCTTAGCTAGGGAGGTCAGTGGCTTGCTTGTGACTATGACCCAAGACACCCTTCTTCAAAGTCCCACAACACTGCGTTTGTCAGAGCAAAGCTGCACCAAGTCGAAAATAAAGCGCTGGAACTTCAGATGGTTCCTCTGCCTGCTGGAAAGTAATCTCTCTTCTGGACATTCCCCAGACACTGACTCATGATGCTTCAGACACACAAGGTTAGAATGACAAATTAAAACTAACACCAATTCAAAAGGAGTCTCATGAACTTTAGGTCAGAATTTTAAAGGCTCTGCTGCCCGCTTAGAGAAACACCAGTAGCTTTTAGGACCTCATTCAACAGCTGAGTGCAAGTGTGtgattttcaaaactgaaagcaagaCCATTTAGAAGAGAGGGCCGAAACAGCAATGATAGGAAGTTAGACCCGagggcagcagaagaaaaacagaagcctGGGCACAACTGAATGAGGCTATTATATGAGGAACAGAAATCACAAAGATTTCAGAATCTATTAATCATCCTGGCCCTCAAACAGTCACAAAAACTTCTCCGCCGAGTCCCTCGCTCCCTAAGTCAGTGGGCAGCAGCCAGAAAGGAGCCTCCACATCGGACCACGAACACAGCTGTGACCATCTCCCCCTTCACCACAAAGAGCAGTTCCTAAGGAAGCAAAAGCTACAACATCCGGTCACAGTACACACCCCCACTCCACCAGCAAGACTTCCACCTGAAGATGCCAATTAAATTAAAAGCCAAGTGCCTTTCAGAGCCTCGCATCACAAGCTCCAGCAAGGCCACTTCCTGAAAGCACAAGCCAGGCAAACAACCTGCAGACGATCACCTGAAGTGAtatgctcctgctgcagccccaggagcTCTGTCAGAATCCCCACACACTGCTCTGTGTATGTTCTTGCAATATTGCCTGCAGAGACAAAAAAGGACATAAAAGTCAACCTTTTATCCAAGTGAAATAGGGACCACGAGCCCAACTATTCATCACAAACTCACTTTAAAGAAACaagtctttctcttttcctttttgactacGATTTCTGAAAGCATAGTCAAATGAGCTTATTCACAGACAAGGGGGTATgttcctttctctgaagccacACCTCACAAGAAGTCTGAACTATTTTTAAACGTAACACATAAGAAAGGCATTTTAGCATCCCTGGCTTTCTCCTTATGAATACTATAGAAACTCACCTATTTTAAAGcttacaaaaccaaaactaaagtGCTCCAAAACACCTTAACTCTGCCCCCATCACAATTCAAAGAACAAGCAGTTATTAAAGCAGCTCCTCCACCCACTACACAGTTTCATTCAACATTAGAAGGCTCATTAATAAGATGAAATGACACACTTTCTTTAGAGCATCGCATCAGAGCACAGACAAGATTCAAGGACATGATGCACAACCTGAAACAGTTCAGTACCAGGACTTCTGAAAGAATCAGCACAATCGTGGTTTAGAAACACACTCACGCAAAACATTCCTGCGTAGGCTGGTCTACAGAGGCCTGTACTGCTTCAGCACAGATCAGTTATTTGGCATTTGCCCAGACATACTTCAGCAGAGAAAGGCCTGCCCTAAAGCTTGAGGGCTGCAGCCGCTCGCGAGGCAGGACACAGCTCTTACCTATGGCGAAGATTGCCCCTTGGGCAAGCTCTACCGACACATCAGTGCAATAGCccttcagctcctccagcacttGCTGTACGTTTTCATCATTCACCAGCTCACACAACACCTCCATCTTCTGGCATTTGATGTAGTGGGGCTCTGAATATGAACAGAAGAACTTTTTGTAGTGGCTGCTGAAATGGCCCGGAAGGCTACCAAGGATCTGACGCACATGGCACAGCGCAGTGAAGCAGAGCTCCCTGCTCTCGGAAGTGCAGGCAGACAGCAGCGGCCCCTTCACTCTCACCAAAACATCTGCCTGCACATGTGGGTACTCCCTGGCCAGCACCAGGAAAAGCTTGGTGGCTGCCATCAcgacgctggggctgctgcttttgAGATAGCCATCCAGTAAGTTGAGTATGTCGAAGAGTTCCTCCTCACTGCGGGGTCTGTAGCGCAGAAGGAAGGTAAGCACCTCACTTTGCCCCCACGGATCCAGATCAGCCATCCTGCCAAGAGAATAAACGCTGTCTGCAGGAGTCTGTGAGCACACAAAGACCTGTGCTGCATAGAGTAGAGGCCTTAGCCTCCGAGTTTCTTACGGTCTCTGCTCCAAACCAAATGCTACGCTTCAGAAGTAAATACCCCAATTTTATCTTAAGAGAATTGATCAGTTTATGCACTTAGGCTTAACTCAGTATCAGTCACGTGCACTTTTGCTGGTGCTCCAAGCCAGACAGCAACATTGGCAAGAACCCGGGACAGAGCAACACCCCTCTTTCACCAGATCATGTAGAattatctacagaaaaattaatttcttcaagcAATGGGTAAGTTATATATTTTTCAATGGACTGGGAGAGACATACTAGAACACACCTGTCCGACAAACATAT
Protein-coding sequences here:
- the AP4B1 gene encoding AP-4 complex subunit beta-1 isoform X3 yields the protein MARGADVSALFPEMVKASAAADAVQKKLASLYVRAQAPRQPQLALLAVNTLRKDCSHPSPAVRGLALRSMCGLSMPGIQEYLRQPLLSGLRDRACYVRRAAVLGCARMLTLQGDSEVDGALVNELYSLLRDPDPIVVVNCLRALEEILKKEGGVVINKPIAHHLLNRMADLDPWGQSEVLTFLLRYRPRSEEELFDILNLLDGYLKSSSPSVVMAATKLFLVLAREYPHVQADVLVRVKGPLLSACTSESRELCFTALCHVRQILGSLPGHFSSHYKKFFCSYSEPHYIKCQKMEVLCELVNDENVQQVLEELKGYCTDVSVELAQGAIFAIGNIARTYTEQCVGILTELLGLQQEHITSAVVQAFRDLVWLCPQCTDAVCRALPSCEDAIQDSEGKQALIWLLGAHGEKVPNAPYVLEDFVENVKSEMFPAVKMELLTALVRLFLSRPAECQDMLGRLLYYCIEEEMDMAVRDRGLFYYRLLQSGVEEVKRVLCSPKSDPSLGLLEDRTERPVNTWASEFNTLAPVYGRECWALITAHQPAEPSYTCSPCADSRNRDTEALVSEGNKEVLKVHPDTGSLTLIPDVHLTAEQFEKTWLSLEMSCHLSLPWCGTAHPDTIQTALHVVHIQTIAMSKAGVQPWKAYLSAQDDTGCLFLAELLLEAADSEMQVLVKQSEAKPEALRTFLSVLRTVVGAVAGLGSQ
- the AP4B1 gene encoding AP-4 complex subunit beta-1 isoform X2; protein product: MPYLGGEEALRELRRALANPHVQADRLRYRAAVLRVIRHMARGADVSALFPEMVKASAAADAVQKKLASLYVRAQAPRQPQLALLAVNTLRKDCSHPSPAVRGLALRSMCGLSMPGIQEYLRQPLLSGLRDRACYVRRAAVLGCARMLTLQGDSEVDGALVNELYSLLRDPDPIVVVNCLRALEEILKKEGGVVINKPIAHHLLNRMADLDPWGQSEVLTFLLRYRPRSEEELFDILNLLDGYLKSSSPSVVMAATKLFLVLAREYPHVQADVLVRVKGPLLSACTSESRELCFTALCHVRQILGSLPGHFSSHYKKFFCSYSEPHYIKCQKMEVLCELVNDENVQQVLEELKGYCTDVSVELAQGAIFAIAVVQAFRDLVWLCPQCTDAVCRALPSCEDAIQDSEGKQALIWLLGAHGEKVPNAPYVLEDFVENVKSEMFPAVKMELLTALVRLFLSRPAECQDMLGRLLYYCIEEEMDMAVRDRGLFYYRLLQSGVEEVKRVLCSPKSDPSLGLLEDRTERPVNTWASEFNTLAPVYGRECWALITAHQPAEPSYTCSPCADSRNRDTEALVSEGNKEVLKVHPDTGSLTLIPDVHLTAEQFEKTWLSLEMSCHLSLPWCGTAHPDTIQTALHVVHIQTIAMSKAGVQPWKAYLSAQDDTGCLFLAELLLEAADSEMQVLVKQSEAKPEALRTFLSVLRTVVGAVAGLGSQ
- the AP4B1 gene encoding AP-4 complex subunit beta-1 isoform X1, encoding MPYLGGEEALRELRRALANPHVQADRLRYRAAVLRVIRHMARGADVSALFPEMVKASAAADAVQKKLASLYVRAQAPRQPQLALLAVNTLRKDCSHPSPAVRGLALRSMCGLSMPGIQEYLRQPLLSGLRDRACYVRRAAVLGCARMLTLQGDSEVDGALVNELYSLLRDPDPIVVVNCLRALEEILKKEGGVVINKPIAHHLLNRMADLDPWGQSEVLTFLLRYRPRSEEELFDILNLLDGYLKSSSPSVVMAATKLFLVLAREYPHVQADVLVRVKGPLLSACTSESRELCFTALCHVRQILGSLPGHFSSHYKKFFCSYSEPHYIKCQKMEVLCELVNDENVQQVLEELKGYCTDVSVELAQGAIFAIGNIARTYTEQCVGILTELLGLQQEHITSAVVQAFRDLVWLCPQCTDAVCRALPSCEDAIQDSEGKQALIWLLGAHGEKVPNAPYVLEDFVENVKSEMFPAVKMELLTALVRLFLSRPAECQDMLGRLLYYCIEEEMDMAVRDRGLFYYRLLQSGVEEVKRVLCSPKSDPSLGLLEDRTERPVNTWASEFNTLAPVYGRECWALITAHQPAEPSYTCSPCADSRNRDTEALVSEGNKEVLKVHPDTGSLTLIPDVHLTAEQFEKTWLSLEMSCHLSLPWCGTAHPDTIQTALHVVHIQTIAMSKAGVQPWKAYLSAQDDTGCLFLAELLLEAADSEMQVLVKQSEAKPEALRTFLSVLRTVVGAVAGLGSQ